A stretch of the bacterium genome encodes the following:
- a CDS encoding type 1 glutamine amidotransferase domain-containing protein — translation MDTLIAILIVLTNTAQFDSAHPTGVWLEEFAVPHQIFMEAGARVTVASPAGGVVPIDPRSLTDESKEKFAKEIELLQHTRALSGVDLTPYDALFFPGGHGTMFDLPGNARVQRAIVEMYERGEVVAAVCHGPAALVDVKLTDGKPLVEGKTLAAFTDNEEKAVQLDTFMPFLLESKLKEQGATVETAENFQPKVVVDGKLITGQNPASSEGVARAVLEAVKAK, via the coding sequence ATGGATACGCTGATTGCAATACTGATTGTGTTGACGAATACGGCACAGTTTGACTCGGCACATCCGACGGGTGTGTGGCTCGAGGAGTTCGCGGTGCCGCATCAGATATTCATGGAAGCGGGCGCGCGCGTGACGGTGGCGAGTCCCGCGGGCGGGGTGGTGCCGATCGATCCGCGCAGTCTGACCGACGAGAGTAAAGAGAAGTTCGCCAAAGAGATAGAATTGCTGCAGCACACACGCGCGCTGTCGGGAGTGGACCTGACGCCGTATGACGCGCTGTTCTTTCCGGGCGGTCACGGGACGATGTTTGATTTGCCGGGGAATGCGCGGGTGCAGCGGGCGATTGTGGAAATGTATGAGCGCGGGGAAGTCGTAGCGGCGGTGTGTCACGGACCAGCGGCACTTGTGGACGTGAAACTTACCGACGGCAAACCGCTCGTAGAGGGTAAGACGCTGGCGGCTTTCACGGATAACGAAGAGAAGGCCGTGCAGTTGGATACGTTTATGCCGTTCCTGCTGGAGAGCAAGTTGAAAGAACAGGGTGCGACGGTTGAGACTGCGGAGAATTTCCAGCCCAAAGTGGTGGTGGACGGCAAACTGATTACGGGACAGAATCCGGCGTCGAGCGAAGGAGTGGCGAGAGCGGTGCTGGAGGCCGTGAAGGCAAAATAG
- a CDS encoding T9SS type A sorting domain-containing protein: MLEETHLSPAFFPRFLSLADGYFVSVRNFALGQLVFRFRPDGGLIDSDTLSIGETYYSYLVNGEPRLVSQQGLFTGTGWRIRTVLHEFDAQGVYADSLVLREEDLNAGESAAGHAFHFDGSVLTCIAASVRPGATLNTFRVWMTIYDGSNTTEIDPWDPGPLPQRSYITSWEVLRTTDARFVLAMFVRGEANMAIWFLGLESDGSFNSNLHMQSVASDHLLNGMILKEYSGSIFCAFTEVTTDGSFGGGAQVAAFPLTILLNSHDQRPELPSSLRLSAFPNPFNASSAISFSLPERSLVALTVFDLLGREVATLAEGMYVPGTHQLFWNASSAASGKYFCRLTTQDDSRVIPLILMK; this comes from the coding sequence ATGCTGGAGGAAACACACTTGTCGCCCGCATTCTTTCCGAGATTCCTCTCGCTCGCTGACGGATACTTTGTCTCCGTGCGGAATTTCGCTCTCGGGCAGTTGGTGTTCCGGTTTCGTCCTGACGGAGGGTTGATTGACAGCGATACGCTGTCTATCGGGGAGACATACTACTCCTACTTGGTAAATGGCGAACCGCGCCTCGTGTCGCAACAGGGTCTGTTTACGGGCACGGGTTGGCGGATACGCACGGTTCTTCATGAGTTTGACGCGCAGGGGGTATATGCTGACAGTCTTGTTTTGCGCGAAGAGGACTTGAACGCGGGAGAAAGTGCGGCGGGTCACGCGTTTCATTTTGACGGGAGCGTCTTGACGTGCATCGCCGCATCCGTGCGGCCCGGCGCGACGCTGAACACCTTCCGCGTGTGGATGACCATATATGATGGCAGCAATACCACGGAGATAGATCCATGGGATCCGGGACCGTTGCCGCAGCGTTCGTATATAACGAGTTGGGAAGTGCTCCGCACGACCGACGCGCGTTTCGTGCTTGCCATGTTTGTGCGCGGCGAGGCCAATATGGCTATCTGGTTTCTGGGGCTGGAGTCGGATGGATCATTCAACTCCAATTTGCACATGCAGTCAGTCGCGTCAGACCACCTGTTGAACGGGATGATCTTGAAGGAGTATAGCGGGTCGATTTTTTGCGCGTTTACGGAGGTCACAACGGACGGGTCTTTTGGTGGCGGTGCGCAGGTTGCGGCTTTTCCTTTGACAATTCTGCTGAATTCACATGACCAACGACCCGAGCTGCCGTCCTCGCTTAGGCTTTCAGCGTTTCCCAATCCGTTCAACGCAAGCTCCGCCATCAGCTTTTCGCTGCCCGAACGCAGCCTCGTTGCACTGACAGTATTTGATCTGCTGGGACGCGAGGTGGCGACGTTGGCGGAAGGTATGTATGTCCCGGGCACGCATCAGCTATTCTGGAACGCTTCTTCCGCCGCAAGCGGGAAATATTTCTGTCGACTGACGACTCAAGACGACTCGCGGGTGATTCCGTTAATCCTAATGAAATGA
- a CDS encoding T9SS type A sorting domain-containing protein, giving the protein MCRLGFASALLCLALTTGSPAQPFTNVAPDLGIDVSSPWGDVFALDFNSDSRNDILFTSRYNGAGHYFEFQNGVYVELPIGLPDGSTDGYKVIPMDFDHDGDMDLLIGCYHYRVALMINEDGFLVDRAQQWGLSSSTGNRDIACADLDHDGWMDIILGYGSAGWKVYRNTGHSLFADITAQTGLPPISSFHRFCESDVDLDGDVDLFMTRTDGTDYFFVNFAGEFEDRTLSSGLSQAMGRGGCLWADFDNDKYLDLLTGGNQKHTIWHNNGNLTFTEMTVHGTGVVFDVHAYAANYAVADFDMDGDLDIYAGQPDGGWWGAKPNQFFRCDSIVGLNIYFTDIAPELNLDFYADTKPHFYDYDQDGDLDLFLRMYGEPSRLYRNNVGSQDRLLVSVVGPDGERDCWMTRVEVYEHGTETLVAAAESNYGGARRDGLDHYFTLNGNASYDLRLFFANGDVMLPEIYEGLSGVIPANVQHKLVVRRGVGVEEAISVSPSAPVPQDFSVSIFPNPFNALANIRLNVPESSEVTAQLFDVQGRLVNTLARSRFSAGSHTLQWNAASASTGVYFLRVTSPSFTSSSKLVLVK; this is encoded by the coding sequence ATGTGCCGCCTCGGTTTTGCTTCCGCGCTGCTCTGTCTCGCTCTGACCACCGGCTCTCCTGCACAGCCCTTCACCAACGTCGCACCTGATCTCGGCATTGATGTCTCCTCACCCTGGGGCGACGTCTTCGCACTCGACTTCAACAGCGACTCCCGCAACGACATTCTCTTCACCAGTCGCTACAACGGCGCCGGACACTACTTCGAGTTTCAAAACGGCGTTTACGTCGAACTGCCCATCGGTCTGCCCGACGGTTCAACAGACGGATATAAAGTCATCCCGATGGATTTCGATCATGACGGCGACATGGATCTGCTAATCGGCTGTTACCACTATCGCGTCGCGCTGATGATCAACGAGGACGGATTCCTTGTCGACCGCGCTCAGCAGTGGGGACTCTCGTCCAGTACCGGCAATCGCGACATAGCTTGCGCCGATCTCGACCACGACGGCTGGATGGATATCATTCTTGGCTACGGCAGTGCCGGATGGAAAGTCTATCGCAACACAGGACACTCGTTGTTCGCCGACATCACCGCACAAACCGGATTGCCGCCGATCTCAAGTTTCCATCGCTTCTGTGAATCGGACGTGGATCTCGACGGCGACGTGGACCTGTTCATGACCCGCACCGATGGCACGGACTACTTCTTCGTCAACTTCGCCGGAGAATTTGAAGATCGAACGCTTTCCTCCGGTCTCAGTCAGGCGATGGGTCGCGGCGGCTGTCTGTGGGCGGATTTTGATAACGACAAATATCTCGACCTGCTCACCGGCGGAAATCAGAAACACACCATCTGGCATAACAACGGCAATCTCACGTTCACCGAGATGACCGTGCACGGCACCGGCGTCGTCTTTGACGTGCATGCCTACGCCGCAAACTATGCCGTTGCCGATTTCGACATGGATGGCGACCTCGACATCTATGCCGGACAGCCCGACGGCGGATGGTGGGGAGCAAAACCCAATCAGTTCTTCCGCTGCGACAGCATCGTCGGATTGAATATCTACTTCACCGACATCGCACCCGAGCTCAATCTCGACTTTTACGCGGACACCAAGCCGCACTTCTACGACTACGATCAGGACGGCGACCTCGACCTCTTCCTGAGAATGTACGGCGAACCCTCGCGGCTCTACCGCAACAATGTCGGCTCACAGGATAGACTGCTTGTCAGCGTCGTCGGCCCGGATGGTGAACGCGACTGCTGGATGACCCGCGTCGAAGTCTACGAACATGGCACCGAGACGCTTGTCGCCGCCGCCGAATCCAATTACGGTGGTGCACGCCGCGACGGATTGGATCACTACTTCACTCTAAACGGCAACGCGTCCTACGACCTCCGGCTCTTCTTCGCCAACGGTGACGTCATGCTGCCGGAAATCTATGAAGGCTTGTCCGGCGTGATTCCCGCCAATGTGCAGCACAAACTCGTCGTGCGCCGCGGCGTTGGAGTCGAAGAAGCCATTTCCGTTTCGCCCTCTGCACCCGTGCCGCAGGACTTCTCCGTTTCAATCTTTCCAAATCCGTTTAATGCGCTCGCAAACATCCGCTTGAACGTTCCGGAAAGCTCGGAGGTAACCGCGCAGCTCTTCGACGTGCAGGGTCGCCTTGTCAACACGCTCGCGCGCTCCAGATTCTCCGCCGGTTCGCACACTCTGCAATGGAACGCGGCGAGCGCAAGCACCGGTGTCTATTTCCTGCGCGTGACTTCACCTTCGTTCACTTCCAGCAGCAAACTCGTGCTCGTCAAATAG
- the crcB gene encoding fluoride efflux transporter CrcB, with product MKTLLLTFIGGGIGASARYWLTGLMYRLIPTGFPIGTLTVNLLGSFLLGLVMELLASRFVADPTLRVFLCIGILGGFTTYSTFSYETIALLRDAQYLYAASNVILTTLLCLVGAWLGLEFGQFLSNS from the coding sequence ATGAAAACTCTCCTGCTGACGTTCATCGGTGGTGGAATCGGAGCAAGCGCGCGATACTGGCTCACCGGTCTGATGTATCGTCTGATTCCGACGGGATTCCCCATCGGCACCTTGACGGTCAATCTGCTCGGCTCGTTTCTGCTCGGCCTTGTGATGGAACTGCTGGCCAGCAGGTTCGTCGCCGACCCTACCCTGCGCGTATTTCTCTGCATCGGAATTCTCGGCGGATTCACCACCTATTCGACGTTCAGTTATGAAACCATCGCCCTGCTGCGCGACGCACAATATCTTTACGCCGCGTCAAACGTGATCTTAACCACCCTCTTGTGTTTGGTCGGCGCGTGGCTCGGCCTTGAGTTCGGACAGTTTCTTTCTAATTCCTGA
- a CDS encoding tetratricopeptide repeat protein, whose protein sequence is MKYILSTLFAILLLGGISVAQQIIIQPGPSQQIKPPPRSPEQMQADRARREEQRGNFDGALGAWHEVLKLAPNDASAITGIPKCYMALRKFDQAEAFLQDQIRKSQFRTATPWQDPISEFQLTLLLGEVKLARDDESAAWDVWNAALSTQQNNPDARRLLVNLLQRNRRWEASEKLIRDYRKDAKMPGFMALELASSLQAQMNFAGATEELLLHAKSSPSAWQISQSYLSRFPDDSTVDATVMSVLEQAIKRDRKESGVWRMYAGYALKSGRLEESLSATMTADSLTGSGGALVLGSAQQLLNDGEVELARRGFEKVLARNTSEQLSERAELGLAQCFEAQGNYTEAKIAYQRFLERRPKSADVEEARFRIAEILLEHEQNPQEALIEYRGIFQRSRTALKQQAAMRIGDAHAYLGEFAPAIEAWQQIAAPQRGQVTDDAAEAQLRIARANIWRDSTELADKALEAILSGSTQNISFNDAVLYQALLSSGGFHGALRAFADADYASFRQNHGLAAEKYGEAASLLKYGRLAEWSRISEAEALRESGQPERAIASLDTFVLSFPESVDLPRVKYMMAVITLEDLHQEDKALQMLQEYLIEYPRSLYLEQARRKARVLANKVS, encoded by the coding sequence ATGAAATACATTCTCTCGACACTTTTTGCCATACTCTTGCTCGGCGGCATTTCTGTTGCCCAGCAGATTATTATTCAGCCCGGGCCATCGCAGCAGATAAAACCTCCGCCGCGTTCGCCAGAACAAATGCAGGCGGATCGCGCACGACGCGAAGAGCAGCGCGGGAATTTCGACGGCGCGCTGGGAGCCTGGCACGAAGTGTTGAAGCTTGCGCCAAACGACGCGAGTGCGATTACGGGGATTCCCAAGTGCTATATGGCACTGCGCAAGTTTGACCAGGCCGAGGCGTTCTTGCAGGATCAGATCAGGAAATCTCAATTTCGCACGGCTACTCCGTGGCAGGACCCTATCAGCGAATTCCAATTGACGCTGCTCTTGGGGGAAGTGAAGCTGGCGCGTGACGACGAGTCCGCAGCGTGGGACGTGTGGAATGCGGCGCTTTCAACTCAGCAGAACAATCCGGACGCCCGGCGTTTGTTGGTGAACCTGTTACAGCGGAACCGCAGATGGGAGGCGAGTGAGAAGCTGATACGCGATTATCGCAAGGATGCGAAGATGCCGGGTTTTATGGCATTGGAGCTTGCCTCAAGTTTGCAGGCGCAGATGAATTTTGCCGGCGCGACCGAGGAGTTGCTGCTTCACGCGAAGTCGTCACCGAGCGCGTGGCAGATTTCACAGAGTTACCTCAGTCGTTTTCCGGATGACTCGACGGTGGACGCGACGGTGATGTCGGTGCTCGAACAGGCCATCAAGCGCGACAGGAAGGAGTCCGGCGTCTGGCGTATGTACGCGGGGTATGCTTTAAAGTCCGGCAGACTTGAAGAGTCGCTGTCCGCCACAATGACGGCGGATTCTCTGACGGGAAGCGGTGGTGCGTTAGTTCTCGGCAGCGCACAGCAGCTGTTGAATGACGGTGAAGTTGAGCTTGCCCGACGCGGATTTGAGAAAGTGCTGGCGCGAAACACGTCCGAGCAGCTGTCTGAACGCGCAGAACTTGGGTTAGCGCAATGTTTCGAGGCCCAGGGCAACTACACGGAAGCTAAGATTGCGTATCAGCGGTTTCTGGAGCGCCGCCCGAAATCTGCGGACGTGGAGGAAGCGCGCTTCAGGATCGCGGAAATCCTGCTCGAGCACGAACAAAATCCACAAGAAGCTCTGATTGAATATCGCGGGATCTTCCAGCGTTCGCGCACCGCTTTGAAACAGCAGGCAGCGATGCGAATCGGGGATGCGCACGCTTATCTCGGAGAATTTGCGCCTGCTATCGAGGCGTGGCAGCAGATAGCTGCGCCGCAACGCGGGCAGGTGACGGACGATGCGGCGGAAGCGCAGCTGAGGATTGCGCGAGCGAATATCTGGCGTGACTCGACTGAACTTGCGGACAAAGCACTCGAAGCAATTCTGAGCGGCAGCACACAGAACATCTCATTCAACGATGCAGTCCTCTATCAGGCGCTGTTGAGCAGCGGCGGATTTCACGGGGCCTTGCGCGCGTTTGCCGATGCCGACTACGCGTCGTTTCGTCAGAATCACGGTTTAGCTGCCGAGAAATACGGAGAAGCCGCGTCCCTTCTGAAGTATGGCAGGCTCGCGGAGTGGAGCCGCATCTCAGAGGCCGAGGCACTGCGTGAATCAGGACAGCCGGAGCGGGCGATTGCCTCTTTGGATACATTCGTGTTGTCGTTTCCCGAATCCGTGGATTTGCCGCGCGTGAAATACATGATGGCTGTGATTACGCTCGAAGACTTGCATCAGGAAGACAAGGCCCTGCAGATGCTGCAGGAATACCTGATTGAGTATCCCCGCTCGCTCTACTTGGAACAGGCACGGCGCAAAGCGCGCGTGCTTGCCAACAAGGTTTCATAA
- a CDS encoding HXXEE domain-containing protein: MYKHPEWMFWSALPALMLHQFEEYVLPGGFLRWLNKDVFRSESDRSPISPTTAFVINIVIGWPIYALVGYVGLKQMWFVMPLMGILFVNAWFHITLSISSSRYSPGTFTAILILLPLTFYTFYYYIMTWEIGFRLLFLSILGGLVLHLLFLTIPRELAHAREKRFERAAPKSPDSDPIS, from the coding sequence TTGTATAAGCATCCCGAATGGATGTTCTGGTCGGCGCTTCCCGCGCTGATGCTGCACCAATTTGAAGAGTACGTGCTTCCGGGCGGATTTCTTCGCTGGTTGAACAAGGATGTATTTAGGAGCGAGTCCGACCGTTCTCCGATTTCACCGACGACAGCATTTGTCATCAACATTGTGATTGGCTGGCCGATCTATGCGCTGGTCGGTTACGTGGGGCTGAAGCAGATGTGGTTTGTCATGCCGCTGATGGGTATCCTCTTTGTCAATGCGTGGTTTCACATCACTCTTTCAATCTCATCGTCACGCTATTCACCCGGCACCTTCACGGCGATTCTGATACTCTTGCCGCTCACGTTCTACACGTTCTACTACTATATCATGACGTGGGAGATCGGCTTTCGACTGCTCTTTCTTTCCATACTGGGCGGCCTCGTTCTGCATTTGCTTTTTCTGACCATTCCGCGTGAGCTTGCACACGCTCGCGAGAAGCGCTTCGAACGGGCCGCACCCAAGTCACCAGATTCGGATCCAATTTCATGA
- a CDS encoding universal stress protein — MLPFRKILCPVDFSEPSTRALVAAEELARRYEAELHVLHVVPPVPLVELPPGSGTVAFDVKKYETELLTSYQNFLNEIITANIKPGVNVSQHLEMGDPAHEIIVMAEELKSDLIVIATHGRTGLRRFFFGSVAEAVVRRSPCAVLTIPAHDLTT; from the coding sequence ATGCTTCCCTTCCGAAAAATCCTCTGCCCGGTTGACTTCTCAGAGCCATCCACGCGGGCCTTGGTCGCCGCCGAAGAACTCGCGCGACGCTATGAAGCCGAACTGCATGTGCTGCATGTCGTGCCGCCCGTTCCGCTTGTCGAACTGCCCCCCGGCTCCGGCACCGTCGCCTTCGACGTCAAGAAGTATGAAACTGAACTCTTGACGAGCTATCAAAACTTCCTGAACGAAATCATTACTGCAAACATCAAGCCGGGCGTGAACGTATCGCAGCATCTTGAAATGGGTGATCCCGCGCACGAGATCATTGTCATGGCCGAGGAGCTGAAAAGCGATTTGATTGTCATCGCAACACACGGACGTACCGGATTGCGCAGATTCTTCTTCGGTTCTGTCGCTGAAGCCGTCGTGCGGCGCTCGCCGTGTGCCGTGCTCACGATTCCCGCGCACGACTTGACCACGTAG
- a CDS encoding zf-TFIIB domain-containing protein has protein sequence MNCPTCNVALVMSERQGIEIDYCPKCRGVWLDRGELDKIIERAADDRDDRPAQASQQHQPQVVVQQPYYQKPYKRKSFLSELFD, from the coding sequence ATGAATTGTCCGACTTGTAATGTGGCTCTGGTGATGTCAGAACGACAAGGGATCGAAATCGACTATTGCCCGAAGTGCCGTGGAGTCTGGCTTGATCGCGGGGAACTGGACAAGATTATCGAGCGCGCGGCGGATGACCGCGACGATCGTCCAGCACAAGCTTCCCAGCAGCATCAGCCTCAGGTCGTCGTGCAGCAGCCGTATTATCAGAAACCGTACAAGCGCAAGAGTTTCCTTTCGGAGTTATTCGACTAA
- a CDS encoding 4-hydroxybutyrate CoA-transferase, which translates to MSSHIIERTPAPQELLDEAIDALRCVSSGQRVFVGSGLAVPQLLVDALAMRANELEGVEVTHLMTFGPAPYAEPGMEKSFRTNALFTGANVRPAVNAGRADYTPIFLSEIPALIRSGAFNVDTCLVQVTPPDHHGYCSLGIDCACTLEAARHAKNVIALVNAEMPRVYGENFLHKSVFRAMVQYDHELPELPRKTPSAQEKLIGLFCAELVPHGACLQLGIGAIPDAVLASLHNKRDLGMHTEMFSDGAVELVNAGVITCRAKNLHKDKMIASFVLGSKLLYDFVKSNPLVEFRPVDHTNDPFVIARNDKMISINSALQVDLTGQVCADSIGHSIFSGFGGQVDFVRGASRSNGGKPIIALESTAKGGTVSRITPTLSPGAGVVTSRADVHYVATEYGVAYLHGKTIRERALALIRIAHPQFRDELKYAAQQRQLI; encoded by the coding sequence ATGTCAAGCCATATAATTGAGCGGACACCGGCACCTCAGGAGCTATTGGATGAAGCAATTGACGCGCTTCGTTGTGTGTCGTCGGGTCAACGGGTGTTTGTGGGTTCGGGATTGGCTGTCCCGCAGTTGTTAGTGGACGCGCTCGCGATGCGGGCGAACGAGCTGGAAGGTGTGGAAGTCACACATTTAATGACATTTGGGCCGGCACCTTATGCCGAACCCGGGATGGAGAAAAGTTTTAGGACGAATGCTTTGTTTACGGGGGCGAATGTTCGGCCGGCGGTGAATGCGGGCAGGGCAGACTATACACCGATATTCTTATCCGAAATTCCGGCCTTGATCCGCAGCGGTGCATTCAACGTGGATACTTGCCTGGTTCAGGTGACGCCTCCCGACCATCACGGCTACTGCAGTTTGGGAATTGACTGCGCGTGCACACTTGAAGCAGCGCGTCACGCCAAGAATGTGATTGCGCTCGTGAATGCCGAGATGCCGCGCGTGTATGGCGAGAACTTTTTACACAAGTCGGTGTTTCGGGCGATGGTGCAATACGATCATGAATTGCCGGAGCTGCCGCGCAAGACTCCGTCGGCACAGGAGAAGTTGATCGGATTATTCTGCGCGGAACTGGTTCCGCACGGCGCGTGTCTGCAGTTGGGAATCGGCGCGATACCGGACGCGGTGCTGGCAAGTTTGCACAACAAACGCGACTTGGGAATGCACACGGAGATGTTTTCGGACGGCGCGGTCGAGCTTGTGAATGCGGGTGTGATCACGTGTCGCGCGAAGAATCTGCATAAGGACAAGATGATCGCGAGCTTCGTGCTCGGATCAAAACTGCTCTATGATTTTGTGAAGAGCAATCCATTGGTGGAGTTTCGTCCGGTGGATCACACGAACGATCCATTTGTGATTGCGCGCAACGACAAGATGATTTCGATCAACAGCGCGCTGCAGGTGGACTTGACCGGTCAAGTGTGCGCGGATTCGATCGGGCATTCGATCTTTTCGGGATTCGGCGGACAGGTGGACTTCGTGCGCGGGGCATCGCGCTCGAACGGCGGGAAACCGATTATTGCGCTTGAGTCCACAGCCAAGGGCGGCACCGTGTCGCGCATCACACCGACGCTGTCGCCCGGAGCGGGCGTGGTGACGTCGCGCGCGGACGTGCACTATGTCGCGACGGAATACGGCGTGGCCTATCTGCACGGGAAGACGATACGTGAGCGGGCGCTGGCATTGATCCGCATCGCGCATCCGCAGTTCCGCGACGAGTTGAAGTATGCGGCACAGCAGCGACAGTTGATTTAG
- a CDS encoding DUF4159 domain-containing protein — MCALFLGAASASLGADLGLKVGLMKYNGGGDWYSGGRALANLLRYAEATTGTDFDPEPKAVAPSSLELFSYPITFINGHGNVSFSENEVNNLRAYFNAGGFLFANDDYGMDASFRREMKKVLPDAEWYELPFKHPIYSAIHRFPNGLPKIHEHDKAPAQGYGLFVNGVMVCFYNYQSDLCDGWEAEEIHNDPPEKRKAALEMGTNVLVYALTRGVE; from the coding sequence ATGTGCGCGCTGTTTTTGGGTGCGGCGAGTGCCTCGTTGGGTGCGGATTTGGGTCTGAAAGTGGGCCTGATGAAGTATAACGGAGGGGGCGACTGGTACTCCGGCGGGCGAGCATTGGCCAACCTTTTGCGATACGCGGAGGCCACGACGGGAACCGATTTCGACCCCGAACCCAAGGCGGTCGCTCCGAGTTCTCTGGAACTGTTCAGCTATCCGATCACTTTCATTAATGGACACGGCAATGTGTCGTTTTCGGAGAATGAAGTGAACAACCTGCGCGCCTATTTCAATGCGGGCGGCTTTCTGTTTGCCAACGACGACTACGGGATGGATGCGAGCTTCCGTCGCGAAATGAAGAAAGTGCTGCCCGACGCGGAGTGGTACGAGCTGCCGTTCAAACATCCTATTTATTCCGCGATTCATCGCTTTCCCAACGGACTGCCGAAAATTCACGAGCACGACAAAGCGCCGGCGCAGGGATACGGACTGTTCGTGAACGGCGTGATGGTGTGCTTCTACAACTATCAAAGCGATTTGTGCGACGGCTGGGAAGCCGAAGAGATTCACAACGATCCGCCGGAAAAGCGCAAGGCGGCACTGGAGATGGGAACGAACGTGCTGGTGTATGCGCTGACGCGCGGAGTTGAATAG